The following proteins are encoded in a genomic region of Magnetococcales bacterium:
- the pheA gene encoding prephenate dehydratase — translation MPGAYSEQACRERFPGEEYVPCKTFEDVFSMVEEGQADLGVVPVENSMAGGISDSYDLLAAHHLHITGEYYLKVSHCLLGIDVARIEDITTVASHPQALAQCRAFIRKRGWHRRSVYDTAGAASDLATRQDKHEAAIASALCAELYGLKILMRGIQENRMNTTRFLVISREEWHDRGELPCKTSLFFEVRNIPAALYKCLGGFATNNVNLTRLESRPIPGKHWSYHFHLDFQGRPEDPHCRLALEELGFFTSNFKILGCYPESPDTMEEPADAHPSAH, via the coding sequence ATGCCGGGGGCCTACAGCGAACAGGCGTGTCGCGAACGATTTCCCGGCGAAGAATACGTCCCATGCAAAACGTTCGAGGATGTCTTTTCCATGGTGGAGGAGGGACAGGCGGACCTGGGCGTCGTGCCGGTGGAAAACAGCATGGCGGGCGGCATCAGTGACAGCTATGACCTGCTTGCGGCGCATCATCTGCACATCACAGGCGAATATTATCTCAAGGTCAGTCATTGCCTCCTGGGGATCGACGTGGCGCGGATCGAGGACATCACCACGGTCGCCTCCCATCCCCAGGCCCTGGCGCAATGCCGGGCCTTCATCCGCAAACGGGGATGGCATCGCCGTTCGGTCTACGATACGGCAGGCGCCGCCAGCGACCTTGCCACCCGCCAGGACAAGCACGAGGCGGCCATCGCCTCGGCCCTCTGCGCCGAACTCTATGGACTCAAAATACTGATGCGGGGCATCCAGGAAAACCGGATGAACACCACCCGCTTTCTCGTCATCTCTCGGGAGGAATGGCACGACCGGGGCGAGTTACCCTGCAAGACCAGCCTGTTCTTCGAGGTGCGCAACATTCCCGCGGCCCTCTACAAATGCCTGGGGGGATTCGCCACCAACAACGTCAACCTGACGCGGCTGGAATCACGTCCCATCCCCGGGAAACATTGGAGTTATCATTTTCATCTGGATTTCCAGGGACGCCCCGAGGACCCCCATTGTCGGCTGGCGCTCGAGGAACTGGGATTCTTCACCAGCAACTTCAAGATCCTCGGTTGTTATCCCGAAAGCCCCGATACCATGGAAGAACCCGCCGATGCTCATCCATCCGCACATTGA
- a CDS encoding prolipoprotein diacylglyceryl transferase, giving the protein MLIHPHIDPIVFSIGPVAVRWYGVMYSLAFFLGWPLLRIQARRMGLSLNRDDLGDFTVGILAGVILGGRLGYIVFYQFSYYLANPLAVFKVWEGGMSFHGGLIGVAVAICLFARRKRISCLTLGDMVSPVVPVGLFLGRIGNFINGELWGRPTEVPWAMVFPLAGPLARHPSQIYEAILEGIVLFAVLWWLGKNKKTEGSLFGSFLIGYAMARFMIEFFREPDAHLGLLSLGLSMGQWLCLPMGLAGLILLFRARRLSES; this is encoded by the coding sequence ATGCTCATCCATCCGCACATTGATCCCATCGTCTTTTCCATCGGACCGGTGGCGGTCCGATGGTACGGCGTCATGTACAGCCTGGCGTTTTTCCTTGGATGGCCATTGCTGCGCATTCAGGCGCGACGCATGGGCCTGTCCCTGAACAGAGACGATCTGGGCGATTTCACCGTAGGCATCCTGGCCGGGGTGATCCTTGGCGGACGCCTCGGATACATCGTCTTTTATCAGTTCTCCTATTATCTGGCAAACCCCCTGGCCGTCTTCAAGGTCTGGGAGGGAGGGATGTCTTTTCATGGCGGTCTGATCGGCGTGGCGGTGGCGATCTGCCTTTTTGCCCGCCGCAAACGGATTTCCTGCCTGACGCTGGGAGACATGGTGTCACCCGTGGTTCCGGTGGGGTTGTTCCTGGGACGGATCGGTAATTTCATCAATGGCGAATTGTGGGGCCGTCCCACGGAGGTCCCGTGGGCCATGGTGTTTCCCCTGGCCGGCCCCCTGGCGCGGCATCCAAGTCAGATTTACGAGGCGATCCTCGAAGGAATCGTGCTGTTTGCCGTTCTGTGGTGGCTGGGAAAAAACAAGAAAACAGAGGGAAGTCTGTTCGGCAGTTTTCTGATCGGCTACGCCATGGCCCGTTTCATGATCGAATTTTTCCGCGAACCCGATGCCCATCTGGGTCTGCTGTCGCTGGGATTGAGCATGGGACAATGGCTTTGCCTGCCCATGGGACTGGCCGGACTGATCCTTCTGTTTCGCGCACGGCGGCTGTCGGAGTCGTGA
- the uvrC gene encoding excinuclease ABC subunit UvrC, which translates to MEDEARVTEDLNLKQIADSLPDGPGVYRFLDEQGRVVYVGKAKSLKKRTGSYFSGTHAPRVAAMLRQARSLEFTLTETENEALILEANLIKQFKPPYNVLLKDDKSHPYLFLNVGHPFPRLSLYRGTRREGGRFFGPYPSVHAVRDTLKWLQKVFPIRQCNDTQFANRSRPCLQYQIKRCSGPCCGREDAENYGRRVKELVMFLEGRDRTIERDLKQSMWQAAEALDFEEAARLRDRLRCLEQVQDRRRLNLSRELDLDVVVVLGQDGVVVALFLFIRHGLLLGSRGFFPENTADVPIGEAMGSFLAQYYANPENRFGQGTGGRQTTWPPEEILVNVALPDPEWLTAVLTRLRGTQVRLSRPLRGEKKVLLELAEKNAQELLLRRITSQNARGRELVQLARILEMDQVPERIEAFDISHFQDAHPSGSQVVCTAAGFQKQEYRRYAIQDESLPDDTARMAEVLSRRLRALKDQEGTDAKENPLPWPDLILLDGGMGQLNAVLAIAEELQVDGIQFCAIAKGPQRNAGRERLFLPQRDAPIILPHDAPVLMLLQKIRDEAHRFAIGFHRVRRKKEQRQSLLDDIPGIGPKKKKALLRHFGSVRAIGEAGPEALTTVEGISPELARRIEAHLKK; encoded by the coding sequence ATGGAGGACGAGGCGCGGGTGACCGAAGACCTGAATCTGAAACAAATCGCCGATTCACTTCCCGATGGACCCGGAGTGTACCGCTTTCTCGACGAACAGGGACGGGTCGTCTATGTCGGCAAGGCGAAAAGTCTCAAGAAACGGACCGGATCCTATTTTTCGGGGACCCATGCCCCCCGCGTCGCGGCCATGTTGCGCCAGGCCAGGTCCCTGGAATTCACCCTGACCGAGACGGAAAACGAGGCACTGATCCTCGAAGCGAACCTGATCAAGCAATTCAAGCCGCCCTACAATGTGTTGCTCAAGGATGACAAATCCCATCCCTATCTGTTCCTGAATGTCGGCCATCCCTTTCCCCGATTGTCGTTGTATCGCGGGACCCGAAGGGAAGGAGGACGCTTCTTCGGCCCCTATCCTTCGGTTCATGCGGTCCGCGATACCTTGAAATGGTTGCAGAAGGTCTTTCCGATCCGTCAATGCAACGACACCCAGTTTGCCAACCGGAGCCGTCCCTGCCTGCAATATCAGATCAAACGTTGCTCCGGTCCCTGTTGCGGTCGCGAGGACGCGGAAAACTATGGTCGGAGGGTGAAAGAGCTGGTCATGTTTCTCGAAGGACGGGACCGGACGATCGAACGTGATTTGAAACAATCGATGTGGCAGGCGGCGGAGGCCCTCGATTTCGAGGAGGCGGCCCGGCTGCGCGACCGTCTGCGGTGCCTGGAGCAGGTCCAGGATCGGCGGCGTCTCAATCTGTCACGCGAATTGGATCTGGACGTGGTCGTCGTCCTCGGACAGGATGGGGTGGTGGTGGCGCTTTTTTTGTTCATCCGCCATGGTTTATTGCTCGGAAGCCGTGGATTTTTCCCGGAAAACACGGCAGACGTTCCCATCGGCGAGGCCATGGGCTCGTTTCTGGCCCAATACTACGCCAACCCCGAAAACCGCTTCGGCCAGGGGACGGGGGGACGGCAAACCACCTGGCCCCCCGAGGAGATCCTCGTCAATGTCGCGCTGCCCGACCCGGAATGGTTGACGGCGGTGCTGACACGATTGCGCGGCACCCAGGTCCGGTTGTCACGACCGCTCCGCGGTGAAAAAAAAGTCCTCCTGGAACTTGCCGAGAAAAATGCCCAGGAATTGCTTCTGCGGCGAATCACCTCCCAAAATGCCCGAGGTCGGGAACTGGTGCAACTGGCCCGGATCCTGGAAATGGACCAGGTGCCCGAGCGAATCGAAGCCTTCGACATTTCCCACTTCCAGGATGCCCACCCATCGGGTTCCCAGGTGGTGTGTACCGCAGCGGGATTCCAGAAACAGGAATACCGGCGTTATGCCATTCAGGATGAATCCCTGCCCGATGATACCGCGCGCATGGCCGAGGTGCTGTCACGCCGTCTTCGCGCCCTCAAGGACCAGGAAGGGACCGATGCGAAGGAAAATCCGCTCCCCTGGCCCGACCTGATTCTTCTGGACGGCGGAATGGGGCAACTCAACGCAGTGTTGGCCATCGCCGAGGAACTCCAGGTGGATGGCATCCAGTTTTGCGCCATCGCCAAGGGACCCCAGAGAAACGCGGGTCGCGAGCGACTTTTCTTGCCGCAACGGGATGCGCCGATTATACTGCCGCACGACGCGCCGGTTCTGATGCTGCTGCAAAAAATCCGCGATGAAGCCCACCGGTTCGCCATTGGGTTTCACCGCGTCCGCCGCAAGAAGGAACAACGCCAGAGCCTTCTCGACGACATCCCCGGAA
- a CDS encoding class I SAM-dependent methyltransferase has translation MSPPNFFSDLAVPFTNLPLPNAIWILDESSRQRAIQWAERLGLPWIDRHTPDDRHPIFALNQGRLELHLGRTGRKGGIHAEFSLRKARQIIRQEGKNSLLARAIGLRKHPDATILDATAGLGRDGFLLAVHGCTVHLCERSPMVAALLRDGLERGMNDPDTAFIIREHIRLHEGNARSLLVSFSSPASMTLPATESNISAPSPPIPVRADVVYLDPMFTTTANAPRAKKDIQGLRLILGPDNDARELLQPALDHARRRVVVKRSLKSPPLGDRTPDFSIRGTTIRYDVYLSEVS, from the coding sequence ATGTCTCCTCCCAATTTTTTTTCCGATCTGGCCGTGCCTTTTACAAACCTGCCGTTACCGAATGCAATCTGGATCCTGGATGAATCCTCCCGGCAACGGGCGATTCAATGGGCCGAACGACTCGGTCTGCCATGGATCGACCGTCACACTCCCGACGACCGTCATCCCATATTTGCCCTGAATCAGGGCCGGCTGGAACTTCATCTGGGACGCACCGGACGCAAGGGCGGAATCCACGCCGAATTTTCGCTCCGGAAGGCGCGACAAATCATTCGCCAGGAAGGGAAAAACAGTCTGCTCGCCCGCGCCATCGGTCTGCGAAAACACCCCGATGCCACCATCCTGGACGCCACGGCGGGTCTGGGACGGGATGGTTTCCTTCTGGCGGTTCATGGATGCACGGTCCATCTGTGCGAACGCTCGCCGATGGTCGCCGCCCTGTTGCGTGACGGGCTGGAACGGGGCATGAACGATCCCGATACCGCCTTCATCATCCGCGAACACATCCGGTTGCACGAAGGAAACGCCCGGTCGCTGCTGGTTTCTTTCAGTTCTCCGGCTTCGATGACACTCCCAGCAACAGAATCCAACATATCCGCCCCCTCGCCCCCAATCCCTGTCCGTGCCGATGTCGTCTATCTCGATCCCATGTTCACCACCACCGCGAATGCCCCCCGCGCCAAGAAAGACATCCAGGGATTGCGCCTGATCCTGGGACCGGACAACGATGCCCGAGAACTTCTGCAACCCGCCCTTGACCATGCCCGTCGCCGCGTTGTGGTCAAACGTTCCCTGAAATCTCCACCCCTTGGCGACCGGACACCCGATTTTTCGATCCGGGGAACGACCATTCGCTACGATGTCTACCTTTCGGAGGTTTCGTGA